The Synergistaceae bacterium sequence TGTTACCCTGCGATTTCGTGCAATGACGGGTCAGCCGTTACCTCAGCGTCTCCCTCACGCCCTCTGCGGATGAAGGCATTTCGTCCCGCCATCGCTATCATCACTGCGTTGTCCGTGCACCTGCTCAGCTTCGGAAGCCACGCCCTTACCTCACGGCACGAACCCAGAGCCTCCCTCAAGGCACTGTTCGCTGACACTCCTCCCGACGCAGAGACGCGCTTTATGCCGGTCATACGCGAAGCCAAACGAACCTTGCTCATCAGAGCTTCCGTTACGCAGTGCTGAAACGACGCGCACAAGTCCTCTAGCGGAAGCTCCTGCCCCGCCTCCTGCAGTTTCTTCACCTGCCACAGCAACGCAGTCTTGAGCCCGCTGAAGCTGAACTCTACCTTGTCCGTGTTCTTCATGGGAATCGGGAAGCTGAATGCGTGAGGGTTGCCCTTCGTAGCTAGACGGTCAATCTCCGGCCCGCCCGGGTACTTCAGGCCAAGAATACGTGCCGCCTTGTCGTAGGCCTCTCCCGCCGCATCATCGCGCGTCTGCCCTAACAGCTCGTACTTCCCGAATGCCTCAACCTTGATGATTTCCGTGTGCCCGCCCGAAACTATCAGCGAGAGGAACGGAGGCTTCAGGTCTTCCGCGTCAACAAGAGGCGCGAACAAGTGCCCTTCGAGGTGATTCACGCCGATTAAGGGAACATTCCACACCTGCGACAACGCACGTGCTGTCTGCACCCCCACAATCAGCGAGCCCATAAGTCCCGGGCCTCTCGTTACGGCGATCAAGTCCAGCTCGCGGGGGGAAATGTTGCACTCCTTCAAGGCAGCATCAACCAGCGGAAGAAGATTCTCGAGGTGCTTCCTTGCC is a genomic window containing:
- the tsaD gene encoding tRNA (adenosine(37)-N6)-threonylcarbamoyltransferase complex transferase subunit TsaD — its product is MLTLGIETSCDDTGVAVLRGEREVLCEYLSSQIKDHSRFGGVIPEFAARKHLENLLPLVDAALKECNISPRELDLIAVTRGPGLMGSLIVGVQTARALSQVWNVPLIGVNHLEGHLFAPLVDAEDLKPPFLSLIVSGGHTEIIKVEAFGKYELLGQTRDDAAGEAYDKAARILGLKYPGGPEIDRLATKGNPHAFSFPIPMKNTDKVEFSFSGLKTALLWQVKKLQEAGQELPLEDLCASFQHCVTEALMSKVRLASRMTGIKRVSASGGVSANSALREALGSCREVRAWLPKLSRCTDNAVMIAMAGRNAFIRRGREGDAEVTADPSLHEIAG